Proteins co-encoded in one Juglans regia cultivar Chandler chromosome 16, Walnut 2.0, whole genome shotgun sequence genomic window:
- the LOC109007450 gene encoding WAT1-related protein At5g64700-like — protein sequence MERVKKWFAGSKVGAAMIMVQLFVTGMQLLMRAMLGEGTFIFKYIAYRSAVAAICVAPLAFYFERGISPKKFKYWSVWFWLFLNALVGITMCMGLYAYGLRDTTATYGTNFFNLVPISAFLFSILAGIEKLGLNTRAGKLKAMGAIVCVAGVLIASLCDGKAFHIRHLSPHSRWAHHAKSSKDHWVRGNLLLTGFCLSTGAWFIVQVKLLKVFPFKYCAIMLTCVIATIQATVIGVCVDRSKDAWKLGWNLKLLTIVYSGALNTAASFCLMAWASAIRGPTYPPIFNPLSQILVTILESVIFGEEIKLGIILGMIVIIIGLYSFLWGKNMEMKRDSLDQNIASSSMRSEGSITII from the exons atggaaAGAGTGAAGAAATGGTTTGCAGGGTCGAAGGTGGGGGCGGCCATGATAATGGTGCAGCTATTTGTAACAGGGATGCAGCTGCTGATGAGGGCGATGCTGGGTGAGGGCAcctttattttcaaatacatTGCATACCGTAGTGCTGTTGCTGCTATATGTGTTGCTCCTCTTGCTTTCTATTTCGAAAG gGGAATTAGTCCAAAGAAGTTCAAGTACTGGTCCGTTTGGTTCTGGCTCTTTCTTAACGCCTTAGTCGG gATAACAATGTGTATGGGATTGTACGCTTATGGTCTTCGAGACACGACAGCTACATACGGTACCAACTTCTTCAACTTAGTTCCAATAAGTGCCTTCCTCTTTTCCATACTGGCAGG TATTGAGAAGTTGGGGCTGAATACAAGGGCAGGTAAATTAAAGGCAATGGGGGCAATTGTTTGTGTAGCAGGAGTACTTATTGCTAGTCTTTGTGATGGAAAAGCTTTCCATATCAGGCATCTTAGTCCTCACTCTCGTTGGGCTCATCATGCGAAGTCATCCAAGGATCATTGGGTTCGTGGCAATCTCCTGCTGACTGGCTTTTGCTTGTCCACGGGTGCTTGGTTCATTGTTCAG GTTAAGTTGCTCAAGGTTTTTCCATTCAAATACTGCGCAATAATGCTGACATGTGTCATAGCAACAATCCAAGCAACGGTGATAGGAGTGTGCGTTGATAGAAGTAAGGATGCCTGGAAGTTAGGGTGGAATCTCAAACTTCTTACAATAGTTTACTCT GGAGCACTCAACACGGCTGCATCATTCTGCTTGATGGCTTGGGCAAGTGCAATCCGAGGCCCCACATATCCTCCAATCTTCAACCCACTATCACAAATACTTGTGACCATATTAGAATCCGTCATATTCGGTGAAGAGATCAAACTTGgaat AATTCTAGGCATGATTGTGATTATTATTGGGTTGTACTCCTTCTTGTGGGGCAAAAATATGGAAATGAAACGTGATTCGCTAGATCAAAATATTGCCTCAAGTTCGATGAGAAGCGAGGGATCAATCACTATCATTTGA